ATAACGGGCCATACCCATGTAGGTTCCCTTGTCAGGGAAGGGAGAACATGGTTTCTAAACCCTGGGGGCGCATCCTTGCCAAGAGGGCGTGACCCGGCAAGCGTCGCGTTGATAGAAGAAAGTATAATACAGATCATCACGCTGGATGGTGAACTTTTACACTATGAAATTTGGTAGATAGATAAGCAGAGGGGGTAGAAGCATGATTTTCATCGATCTACATCTTCACAGCACATGCTCTGACGGAACTATTACACCCCGGGCCCTTGCTTTCAAAGCAAAAAGCCAGGGACTATCTGTGGCTAGTTTGACTGACCACGACACAACAGAGGGAGTAAAAGCCTTCTTAAAGACATGCGCACGAAGAGAAGTCCGTGGTGTGGCTGGAGTTGAACTTTCTGCGGATTTCCATAGTGTTATGCATATTCTGGGGTATCGAATCGATGTGGATTCTCCTCTTTTTCAGAAACATATGAAGCATTTGCGGGAAGGTCGGGATGAGCGAAACTACAAAATTTGCCAAAAGCTTCAGCGGCTGGGTTTGTCCATCTCCATAGAAGAAGTGCAGGCTGAGGCCCAGGGAGAGGTCATAGCACGTCCCCATATAGCCAGGGTCCTTATCAGAAAAGGATATGTGCAGAGCATGGGAGCCGCTTTTGAGCGATACCTCGGGCGAGAGGCACCTGCCTATGTTCCCCGCTACCGGCTCTCTCCCCAGCAGTGCATTGAAACAATTCATCAGGCAGGGGGTGTTGCCGTTCTTGCCCATCCGGTTCAGACAACAGATGATTATGGAGAGCTTGTTGATATTTTGAGTTCATTAAAAG
This region of Aminobacterium colombiense DSM 12261 genomic DNA includes:
- a CDS encoding PHP domain-containing protein, with product MIFIDLHLHSTCSDGTITPRALAFKAKSQGLSVASLTDHDTTEGVKAFLKTCARREVRGVAGVELSADFHSVMHILGYRIDVDSPLFQKHMKHLREGRDERNYKICQKLQRLGLSISIEEVQAEAQGEVIARPHIARVLIRKGYVQSMGAAFERYLGREAPAYVPRYRLSPQQCIETIHQAGGVAVLAHPVQTTDDYGELVDILSSLKELGLWGMECLAPSHAPQQVFQYLRIAKEMGLFPTAGSDFHGTNRPGVSMGIRVKFDFLPWARLGISL